Proteins encoded in a region of the Acidimicrobiia bacterium genome:
- a CDS encoding SDR family oxidoreductase, with amino-acid sequence MGQLDDRVAVITGAGDGIGKGMARRFAAEGAKVLVAELNDETGAEVAAQLGRDFGAEAQFVHTDVGEKADNLAMIAAAVDRWGTIDILVNNAYGGGRLGRVEHKTDDLMAHGMRVAFLGPFWAMQAAFPVMKANGYGRIVNVCSLNGVNAHVGTVEYNTAKEALRTLTRTAAREWATTGVVANVICPGALTAAARAVFERNPELRVSAETAHPMGRLGDPELDIAPVALFLASEDCRYVTGNTLFVDGGTHINGAAWAPDLPDD; translated from the coding sequence ATGGGACAGTTGGACGATCGCGTCGCGGTCATCACCGGCGCCGGGGATGGCATCGGCAAGGGGATGGCACGACGGTTCGCGGCGGAGGGCGCCAAGGTCCTCGTCGCCGAGCTCAACGACGAGACCGGCGCCGAGGTCGCGGCGCAGCTCGGTCGTGACTTCGGCGCCGAGGCCCAGTTCGTCCACACCGACGTGGGCGAGAAGGCCGACAACCTGGCGATGATCGCGGCCGCGGTCGACCGGTGGGGGACCATCGACATCCTCGTCAACAACGCCTACGGCGGCGGTCGCCTCGGCCGCGTCGAACACAAGACCGACGACCTCATGGCGCACGGGATGCGGGTGGCCTTCCTCGGGCCGTTCTGGGCCATGCAGGCGGCGTTCCCGGTCATGAAGGCGAACGGCTACGGACGGATCGTCAACGTCTGCTCGCTGAACGGCGTGAACGCGCACGTGGGGACGGTCGAGTACAACACGGCCAAGGAGGCGCTGCGGACCCTCACCCGGACCGCGGCTCGAGAGTGGGCGACGACCGGCGTCGTCGCCAACGTGATCTGCCCGGGTGCCCTCACCGCCGCCGCCCGAGCCGTCTTCGAGCGGAACCCCGAGCTGCGTGTCTCGGCCGAGACCGCCCATCCGATGGGCCGCCTCGGCGACCCCGAGCTGGACATCGCGCCGGTCGCGCTCTTCCTCGCCAGCGAGGACTGCCGCTACGTCACCGGCAATACCCTGTTCGTCGACGGGGGTACGCACATCAATGGCGCCGCGTGGGCGCCGGACCTGCCCGACGACTGA
- a CDS encoding ABC transporter permease subunit, protein MLSVFRTDWVKQWRRPLTYVALALIVIIPVIFAIALKANPPGRPEDTRDVGDSFGFLATKSGLYLGVSTLLMTSRFLLEVVVAIFAGTAIASEANWGNLRALLVRPIPRGRLLAAKLTTATLLGLIAAALVLAVGVIAGVIAFGWHPLVVNGMHQSPDQILGNLALATLYVFWSLSSVIALGFMVSTLTDSAAGAVFAALGLYVVSQILDQITSIGTIRYAFPTHYLDAWQHLFTGSGPTADMLRGTLLQVGYVLAFLGFAWWWFRRKDILS, encoded by the coding sequence ATGCTCTCGGTCTTCCGCACCGACTGGGTCAAGCAGTGGCGTCGGCCGCTCACGTACGTCGCGCTGGCGCTCATCGTGATCATCCCGGTCATCTTCGCCATCGCGCTCAAGGCGAACCCCCCGGGGCGTCCCGAGGACACCCGTGACGTCGGCGACTCGTTCGGCTTCCTCGCGACCAAGAGCGGTCTCTACCTGGGGGTCTCGACCCTGCTGATGACCAGCCGCTTCCTCCTCGAGGTCGTGGTCGCGATCTTCGCGGGCACCGCGATCGCGTCCGAAGCGAACTGGGGGAATCTGCGAGCCCTCCTCGTGCGACCCATCCCGCGCGGGCGGCTCCTGGCGGCCAAGCTGACCACGGCCACGCTCCTGGGGCTCATCGCCGCCGCGCTCGTCCTGGCCGTCGGCGTCATCGCCGGCGTGATCGCCTTCGGCTGGCACCCGCTCGTGGTCAACGGCATGCACCAGTCTCCCGATCAGATCCTCGGGAACCTCGCCCTCGCCACGCTCTACGTGTTCTGGAGCCTCTCGAGCGTGATCGCGCTCGGGTTCATGGTCTCTACCCTGACCGATTCGGCCGCCGGCGCGGTCTTCGCCGCGCTCGGCCTCTACGTCGTCTCCCAGATCCTCGACCAGATCACGTCGATCGGCACGATCCGCTACGCCTTCCCCACGCACTACCTCGACGCCTGGCAGCACCTGTTCACCGGGAGCGGCCCGACTGCGGACATGCTCCGCGGCACGCTGCTCCAGGTCGGCTACGTCCTCGCCTTCCTCGGCTTCGCCTGGTGGTGGTTCCGCCGCAAGGACATCCTGTCCTGA
- a CDS encoding DUF2231 domain-containing protein — protein sequence MRHLSFRPALTLRGRTFKGLRGWAGKPLHPPLTDVPVGAYMLVAAFDVISVAGQSEAWGRDFYRAGTFTLVGGAAVSLFTALTGFWDWLRSSEAGTQARRTANAHALTMITVTVLVLADIGTRILLYPGNRYTPALPFVLSLAAAGLTVLGGTIGGSLAYDYGFNVETAGDSPVWHRSERDVLPGHRDAPPSGDGEVSASSTTSGG from the coding sequence ATGCGTCACTTGTCGTTCCGGCCCGCGCTCACGCTGCGGGGGCGCACCTTCAAGGGGCTCCGCGGCTGGGCCGGCAAGCCGCTCCACCCACCCCTCACCGACGTGCCGGTCGGCGCCTACATGCTCGTCGCCGCCTTCGACGTCATCTCGGTCGCGGGCCAGAGCGAGGCCTGGGGACGCGACTTCTACCGCGCTGGGACCTTTACGCTCGTCGGTGGCGCCGCGGTCTCGCTGTTCACCGCGCTGACCGGCTTCTGGGACTGGCTCCGCTCGTCGGAGGCCGGGACGCAGGCCCGCCGCACCGCGAACGCCCACGCCCTGACCATGATCACCGTCACCGTGCTCGTGCTGGCCGACATCGGGACGCGCATCCTCCTCTATCCCGGTAATCGGTACACGCCCGCGCTGCCGTTCGTCCTGAGCCTCGCCGCGGCGGGGCTCACCGTCCTCGGCGGCACGATCGGCGGCTCGCTGGCCTACGACTACGGGTTCAACGTCGAGACCGCCGGCGACAGCCCGGTCTGGCACCGGTCGGAGCGAGACGTGCTGCCCGGCCATCGCGACGCGCCGCCGTCCGGCGACGGAGAGGTCTCGGCGTCGTCGACCACCAGCGGCGGCTAA
- a CDS encoding ABC transporter ATP-binding protein → MNGVRPHSGNGAGPAIELAGLTKRFRSSVLAVDHLDLRVDHGQVWGLLGPNGAGKTTTLRMLVGLVRPTSGTASLLGTAVEPGSAVLARVGTMIEHSSFVPFLSGMKNLELYWESRGGAFADANVDEALEIAGLGNAIDRKVKTYSQGMAQRLGVARALLGRPDVLILDEPTTGLDPAEMREIRALLQRLRGQGVTVLLSSHLLNEVEQVCSHVLVMDRGRRLRAGTVAELTQAGGSAYVEVDDVERARQVLVGHRGVSSATPEGVGLAVSLDGAGRAEIVATLVRAGVRVETVASRRRLEDAFLGLLDEEER, encoded by the coding sequence ATGAACGGCGTGCGACCGCATTCGGGAAACGGGGCTGGCCCCGCGATCGAGCTGGCCGGCCTCACGAAGCGGTTCCGCTCGAGCGTGCTGGCCGTCGACCACCTCGACCTGCGCGTGGACCACGGGCAGGTCTGGGGCCTCCTGGGGCCGAACGGCGCCGGCAAGACGACGACGCTGCGCATGCTGGTGGGCCTGGTGCGTCCGACCAGCGGGACGGCCAGCCTGCTCGGCACTGCGGTCGAGCCCGGCTCGGCGGTGCTGGCGCGCGTCGGCACCATGATCGAGCACTCCTCGTTCGTCCCCTTCCTGTCCGGGATGAAGAACCTCGAGCTGTACTGGGAGTCCCGCGGCGGCGCCTTCGCCGACGCCAACGTGGACGAGGCGCTCGAGATCGCGGGCCTCGGGAACGCGATCGACCGCAAGGTCAAGACCTACTCGCAGGGGATGGCGCAACGACTCGGCGTCGCCCGAGCGCTGCTGGGACGGCCCGACGTCCTGATCCTCGACGAGCCGACCACGGGACTCGACCCCGCCGAGATGCGGGAGATCCGGGCGCTGCTCCAGCGCCTGCGCGGCCAGGGTGTCACCGTCTTGCTCTCGAGCCACCTCCTCAACGAGGTCGAGCAGGTCTGCAGTCATGTCCTCGTCATGGACCGAGGCCGCCGCCTCCGCGCCGGCACCGTGGCCGAGCTGACCCAAGCCGGGGGATCGGCGTACGTCGAGGTCGACGACGTCGAGCGGGCCCGCCAGGTGCTCGTCGGGCACCGAGGCGTCAGCAGCGCGACCCCCGAAGGTGTGGGCCTGGCCGTGAGCCTCGACGGCGCCGGCCGCGCCGAGATCGTCGCCACGCTGGTGCGGGCCGGCGTCCGCGTCGAGACCGTCGCCTCGAGGCGGCGCCTGGAGGACGCCTTCCTGGGCCTCCTCGACGAGGAGGAGCGGTGA
- a CDS encoding nitroreductase/quinone reductase family protein, whose product MTESQRVEQVWETPPLDEIPKLSRAHVEAMEATDDPAVWDQAGMHHVLLRTIGRRSGQEHKVALPTWFDPEGRRVVVASFAGAARHPAWYLNLSDRVANPEVRCRVEGGEYWSEPEILDGDEYDRVWALLVADRAWYADYQQRTDRRIPLVRLPETRPA is encoded by the coding sequence ATGACCGAGAGCCAGCGGGTCGAGCAGGTGTGGGAGACGCCGCCGCTCGACGAGATCCCGAAGCTGAGCCGGGCCCACGTGGAGGCGATGGAGGCCACCGACGACCCCGCGGTGTGGGACCAGGCGGGGATGCACCACGTGCTGCTCCGCACGATCGGCCGGCGATCGGGCCAGGAGCACAAGGTGGCCCTGCCGACCTGGTTCGACCCCGAGGGCCGCCGCGTAGTGGTGGCGTCGTTCGCGGGGGCGGCGCGGCACCCGGCCTGGTACTTGAACCTCAGCGACCGGGTCGCGAACCCCGAGGTGCGGTGCCGGGTCGAGGGCGGCGAGTACTGGAGCGAGCCCGAGATCCTCGACGGCGACGAGTACGACCGGGTCTGGGCGCTGCTCGTCGCCGACCGCGCCTGGTACGCCGACTACCAGCAGCGGACCGACCGTCGGATCCCGCTGGTTCGGCTGCCCGAGACCCGGCCGGCCTGA